AGAAATCTTCCACATAATATGCTTTTGTGTGGCATTAAAGGACGTGCTTGGATGCTCCTTCATGTAGTATTTTACGTACGACCCATCACGCCCCTCTTGATTCTCATCCTGTGGACAATGTCATTAATACATTCATATCATTTGTATTAAAGATATGCGTAAGATTGGGGATTGAGTATGACCTTGGCACTTCCCATGTCATCCCAAAGCCGCAATATTGTAGCACTGCACCAAACAATATCTAAATCCCCCTCCAAAAGCTCCACGGTTTGCTGCCTTATTTGGTGtccaagaagaaagaaaacatgaacTAAAGTAACGTGGACGCCCGTGCTAACTCTGCCATTTCTTAAATATTCTTCTGCACTTGGCCAATGCCCTGAGCTGAACCATTCTGCCTCAACTAAAAATGCCTTGCACAATTTACCCCACTGCATGCAACACAGATTCGGTTAGATTCCGTCGGTTCAAGCTTAcgattagcagatattatcttttttggacttcttcttaatgttattttttttaaagcggCTTCTACTgcagagaggttttcacatctaTGTAAGAACTTGGtacccttctccaaccaacgtgagatctcacaatccaccttccttggGGTCCAatatcctcgttggcacactaactcttgtctggctctaataccatttgtaacagacTAAGCCCACTAGATATTATCGGCTTCAGCTGGTTATGTATAGTCATCAATCTCAGTTTTAAAACtctatgctagagagaggttttgtGATGTcacacattagttggggaggagaacaaaccaccatttatttacaagggtgtggaaactttcccctagCATATGGGTTTTAAAgcgttgaggggaagcccgaaagggaaagcccaaagaggggCTGTtacaggtttccacacccttctaagaaATTGTATgttaccctctccaaccaatgtgggatctcacaatccacccccttaggggccaaTGTTCTCGCTTGCACACGGTCGGATAtccggctctgataccatttgtaacagcccaagcctaccacgagttgatattgtccgctttagcccgttacgtatcactgtcagcctcacgatttttaaaacgtgtttagtagggagatgttacaaatgggcAGAGAGAACcctcataaagaatgttccgttctTCTCTAcaaccaacgtgagatctcacaagaTTAGAGATCAATTATACTCGATAAATTACCtcaaaaagaatgtttcgttctcctctccaaccaacgtgggatctcacaagattAGAGATAATTATATTCgttaaacttgtaatttaacataaattatAGAGAAACACAAACCGCTGTCTGTAGGGAGGTAGCTGGATTCCAACCATGCTTTTGATATATTTGGTCACTTATTTCATTCGTAACTACAAATAGAGATTTGAAGCATATACGCATGCAGCTTGGTAACTTTTCAGCAGCAACCAAATCCCATCTGCACAAAAACATTGATAACTAAAGCAATAAAAATGTtaagtttgaaaaataaaagcttCTATGAATCAGCTTCCCGACCTACAAACAACTTCTGTGAACATGGTGAGCTCTTCCAGCGTTCCAAATACATCAAAGATATCATCAATAAGATAAACAAAAGCAATGGCTTTGGCGAGTTGGATTCTCTGTTCAGAATGGCACACATCCGTCAGACACGATAGCGACGCGATGTACCATTTCATGGGCTGATTTCTTGCAAAATTCAGCTCTCTACCCAAATCTGATTCTTTCCACCATCTaaacaaagggaaaaaagcCTTCAAATTGAAAGCAAATGGTAATTAAATTCACATTAATCGATTCAACACACTTACTTTGTGAATTGGTTAAGTTCGTATTGGCGTAAGCGTTGAGTTGTATTGAAATTCACTTTTGCTACGCCTTGCAAAGTGTGTATCCATTTGTTTGTCCATTGGTTGTCGCCAAAATAGTTAGGCAACATGAATTGGGGCAAGGTTTTATGATAAGGATGAAGTAGAGTGTTATGAACGAAAGTGGCTGAATGATGGTTGACATGAACAACAACCCAAGcgtttagccaatggctactGAAATTTTGAGCTTCTTCAAGAATATCATCTCCATGCATGCATAGCTGCGAAGCTTCATGTAAACTTGTCAGCCCCTTGATATCATGCCTTAGCTCTTTGTTGAACTTCCCCTCCTCGTCCAAGAAAATCTTAAACAAATCTGTTCAAATAACAACTACATGAATGAGAATTAgtgtaatagtccaaacccactagcggatattgtcctcttttcaCTCTACTTCGTGCTTCAACCCAAACCCACGgctaaatattgtcttttgtgggcttttccttttgggcttcagcccaaacccaccctgagccgatattgtcttttttggactttcccttctgggcttccccttaaagttttaaacCGCATCCGTTAGAGAGAGGACTTTCCCTTATGGGCttcggttttaaaacacatttgttAAAGAGAGAACtatcccttctgggcttcccatcaaggttttaaaacacgtatgttagagagagagctttcccttatgggcttcagctttaaaacgcgtctgataAAGAGAgaactttcccttctgggcttcccatcaagattttaaaacacgtcggttagagagagggctttcccttatgagcttcagttttaaaacgcgtctgttaaaGAGAgaactttcccttctgggcttcccatcaaaattttaaaacacgtcggttagagagaggGCTTTCCCTCATGGActtcagttttaaaatgcgtctctTAGAGAGAgaactttcccttctgggcttccccttaaagttttaaaacgcatccgTTAGAGAGAGGACTTTCCCTTATGGGCTTcggttttaaaatagtttgttAAAGAGAgaactttcccttctgggcttcccatcaaggttttaaaacacgtctgttagagagagggctttcccttatgggcttcagttttaaaacgcgtttgttaaaGAGAGAACTTTCGGTTCTGGGCTTCccattaagattttaaaacaggtctgttagagagagggctttcccttatgggcttcagttttaaaacgcgtatgt
This genomic interval from Cucurbita pepo subsp. pepo cultivar mu-cu-16 chromosome LG20, ASM280686v2, whole genome shotgun sequence contains the following:
- the LOC111783518 gene encoding (3S,6E)-nerolidol synthase 1-like, giving the protein IVQDGYGVEGAVAKVESLKHVLRESGDCLERLDLIDAAQRLGIDNHLQEEIEAVLKRQYFLLNALQFDPMIDLHKAALLFRLLTQQGFLVTPNLFKIFLDEEGKFNKELRHDIKGLTSLHEASQLCMHGDDILEEAQNFSSHWLNAWVVVHVNHHSATFVHNTLLHPYHKTLPQFMLPNYFGDNQWTNKWIHTLQGVAKVNFNTTQRLRQYELNQFTKWWKESDLGRELNFARNQPMKWYIASLSCLTDVCHSEQRIQLAKAIAFVYLIDDIFDVFGTLEELTMFTEVVCRWDLVAAEKLPSCMRICFKSLFVVTNEISDQIYQKHGWNPATSLQTAWGKLCKAFLVEAEWFSSGHWPSAEEYLRNGRVSTGVHVTLVHVFFLLGHQIRQQTVELLEGDLDIVWCSATILRLWDDMGSAKDENQEGRDGSYVKYYMKEHPSTSFNATQKHIMWKISEAWKSLNREWLHCNPLFPSQFTQASLNIARAVPLFYSYGRNQSFPTFEQHMERLLFHSLDI